A region of the Polynucleobacter sp. MWH-Braz-FAM2G genome:
TGATTGAGCTAGTTCAAGCCCCTCCAGAAGTCATTGCTGGATTAAGTTCATAATTTGGTTTTGTAAATCACCAAATAGGTCTTCAATTGGCAAATATATTAGCCATCGACACCTCTTCAGCATGGTGTTCGGTGGCTTTATCTTTAGGCGAGCAAACGCCTTTACTAAAACATGAGCCTGTTACAGCCGGTGCTAGCCAGTTGCTATTGCCATGGGTTGATTCGCTATTGGCTGATGCAAAGCTTTCTCTAAAGGAGATTGACGCAATCGCTGTTTGTGTTGGCCCTGGCGCATTTACTGGAGTCAGGTTAGGGGTTGCAGCAGTTCAGGGTCTCGCTATTTCATATGACATACCAGTAATACCAGTTTGCAGTCTGGATGCAATTGCGGCGCAACTAATGCATACCGAGTCTTTCAAAAGTAAAAATCCACAACGTTTTGTGATTGCTATAGATGCGCGCATGGAAGAGGTTTACTGGGCTACCTATGAGCAGGCGCTTAATAGGCCAAAGCGGGTAGGCGCAATTCATCTTGCCAAACCAGAAGAGCTTGAATTGGAAGATGTGCAATTTTTAGCTGGTAGCGCTATTGATGTTTATCGTGATCGCTTGCCAAAATTTTTCGGAACTTTGGATGCAGATATTTCAATTACGGCATTAGGCATCCTGGAGAACGCAAGACATGCCTTAAAAGAGGGATTAACTTGTAATGTAAGGCAGTTAGAACCGCTTTATGTTCGTAACAAAGTAGCCCTAACCACCGCTGAGAGAGCTGAGGCATTTAAATAATGGCTACTCACTTTAAGGGAGAGGGCGAAGCTG
Encoded here:
- the tsaB gene encoding tRNA (adenosine(37)-N6)-threonylcarbamoyltransferase complex dimerization subunit type 1 TsaB encodes the protein MANILAIDTSSAWCSVALSLGEQTPLLKHEPVTAGASQLLLPWVDSLLADAKLSLKEIDAIAVCVGPGAFTGVRLGVAAVQGLAISYDIPVIPVCSLDAIAAQLMHTESFKSKNPQRFVIAIDARMEEVYWATYEQALNRPKRVGAIHLAKPEELELEDVQFLAGSAIDVYRDRLPKFFGTLDADISITALGILENARHALKEGLTCNVRQLEPLYVRNKVALTTAERAEAFK